One Pararhizobium sp. IMCC3301 DNA segment encodes these proteins:
- a CDS encoding sugar phosphate isomerase/epimerase: protein MEGFGVHTSMWTMSWDRAGCERAVAKAAAYKMDFLEIALLDPPSVDAEHSRKTLEAHNMRSVCSLGLPEAVWASRNPDGAVDFLKQALDKAAAMGSEALSGVTYGGIGERSGMPPTDAELDNVAKALEATAKHAKSLGLLFGIEPVNRYETHLLNTGWQAVAMIERIGADNMFVHLDTYHMNIEEKGIAQGILDARDHLRYIHLSESDRGTPGAGTVGWDEIFATLRAVDFKGGLAMESFINMPPELAFGLSVWRPVASGELEVMENGLPFLRNKARQYGLI, encoded by the coding sequence ATGGAAGGCTTTGGTGTTCATACCAGTATGTGGACAATGTCCTGGGACAGGGCAGGATGCGAGCGGGCGGTGGCGAAAGCGGCCGCTTATAAAATGGATTTTCTCGAGATAGCGCTGCTTGATCCGCCTTCGGTTGATGCGGAACACAGCCGCAAAACCCTTGAGGCTCACAATATGCGCTCGGTGTGTTCTCTGGGACTGCCGGAAGCGGTCTGGGCTTCGCGCAATCCCGATGGTGCCGTGGACTTTCTCAAGCAGGCGCTTGATAAGGCGGCTGCGATGGGAAGTGAGGCGCTGTCAGGCGTCACCTATGGCGGCATTGGAGAGCGCAGCGGCATGCCGCCAACAGACGCGGAACTGGATAATGTTGCCAAAGCACTTGAGGCCACGGCAAAACATGCCAAATCGCTTGGTCTGCTGTTCGGCATCGAACCGGTCAACCGCTATGAAACCCATCTGCTCAACACCGGCTGGCAGGCGGTTGCGATGATCGAACGGATCGGCGCGGACAATATGTTTGTGCATCTTGATACCTACCACATGAACATCGAGGAAAAGGGCATTGCGCAAGGCATTCTCGATGCCCGTGATCACCTGCGCTACATCCATCTGTCTGAATCCGATCGCGGCACACCTGGTGCCGGAACGGTCGGATGGGATGAAATTTTCGCCACCTTGCGGGCGGTCGATTTCAAGGGCGGACTGGCGATGGAGAGCTTTATCAACATGCCGCCGGAGCTGGCCTTCGGGCTTTCAGTGTGGCGGCCGGTGGCCAGCGGAGAGCTTGAAGTCATGGAAAACGGGCTGCCATTTTTGCGCAACAAAGCCAGACAATACGGATTGATATGA
- a CDS encoding thiamine pyrophosphate-dependent dehydrogenase E1 component subunit alpha, which produces MTAIETQMGSNSELAAHYAMMQRVRLFEERVGELFVRGQSAGSMLHLSIGEESAAVGVCSQMRDGDSFTTHHRGHGIFLARGADPARMMAEIAGKQAGYCSGKGGSMHIADMSLGHLGANAIVGGGIPAVVGAGLAARHKKSDAVSVAFFGDGATGQGILYESMNMAALWGLPVLFVCINNQYGMGTRIDQATANTVLHERASAFGLAAETVDGLDVLNVVAAAKRLISGARRGRPGFLAIDCYRFYGHARKDKSPYRAEDEEAAGREKDPVLQARENLLSSGEMDDAALDALDARIADEMDATIDFAIAQEEPPLSSMFRDVYDPSQPEPEPVRTRLERILARD; this is translated from the coding sequence ATGACAGCGATTGAGACACAGATGGGCAGCAATTCGGAATTGGCTGCCCATTACGCCATGATGCAACGGGTGCGTCTGTTTGAAGAACGCGTGGGGGAACTGTTTGTGCGCGGCCAGTCGGCCGGCTCAATGCTGCATTTGTCGATTGGCGAGGAAAGTGCCGCGGTTGGCGTCTGCTCGCAGATGCGCGATGGCGACAGCTTTACGACCCACCATCGCGGCCATGGCATTTTTCTGGCGCGTGGCGCCGATCCGGCGCGGATGATGGCGGAAATTGCCGGCAAGCAGGCCGGCTATTGTTCCGGCAAGGGCGGCTCGATGCACATCGCCGATATGAGCCTTGGCCATCTGGGTGCCAATGCGATTGTCGGTGGCGGCATTCCGGCTGTGGTCGGTGCCGGTCTGGCGGCGCGGCACAAGAAATCTGATGCGGTCAGCGTTGCATTCTTCGGTGATGGCGCAACCGGACAGGGCATCCTGTACGAGAGCATGAATATGGCCGCATTGTGGGGTCTGCCGGTGCTGTTTGTCTGCATCAACAACCAGTATGGCATGGGAACACGGATTGATCAGGCAACGGCCAACACGGTGTTGCATGAGCGGGCGAGCGCCTTTGGCCTTGCCGCTGAAACCGTCGACGGTCTGGACGTGCTGAATGTTGTTGCTGCCGCCAAAAGGCTGATCAGCGGCGCGCGGCGCGGCAGACCGGGTTTCCTGGCGATTGATTGCTACCGCTTTTACGGTCATGCCCGCAAGGACAAGTCGCCTTACCGCGCTGAGGATGAAGAAGCTGCAGGCCGGGAAAAGGATCCGGTGCTGCAGGCTCGTGAAAATCTTCTCAGTTCCGGAGAAATGGATGACGCCGCACTGGACGCGCTGGATGCCAGAATTGCCGATGAAATGGATGCGACAATCGATTTTGCCATAGCCCAGGAAGAGCCGCCGCTGAGCTCGATGTTCCGCGATGTCTACGACCCTTCGCAGCCGGAACCGGAACCGGTCCGCACCCGGCTTGAACGTATATTGGCACGAGATTGA
- a CDS encoding DUF3830 family protein, producing MTDKNIYLKFVEADVTGIISLYWETAPETCKAIWGALEKPIQVPASHAIFSGPEIMMGLPEEARNFDPKKLPPENQTVLPQPGDMLWFYQPKNFFKIDPEEFWEVGMFYGVGGRTFGPTGWIPCTYFGTMTEGLDAIAEQCRLIRKDGIKTVEIGRK from the coding sequence ATGACCGACAAGAACATCTATCTGAAATTCGTTGAAGCCGATGTGACGGGTATCATTTCCCTTTATTGGGAAACGGCACCGGAGACATGCAAAGCAATCTGGGGCGCGCTGGAAAAACCAATCCAGGTGCCCGCCAGCCATGCTATTTTCTCGGGTCCCGAAATCATGATGGGATTGCCGGAAGAGGCGCGCAATTTCGACCCCAAAAAATTGCCACCGGAAAATCAAACCGTGCTGCCGCAACCTGGTGACATGCTGTGGTTCTACCAGCCGAAAAATTTCTTCAAGATCGACCCTGAAGAATTCTGGGAGGTCGGCATGTTCTATGGTGTTGGCGGCCGGACCTTCGGGCCTACCGGATGGATACCATGCACCTATTTCGGAACCATGACCGAAGGCCTCGACGCGATTGCCGAACAGTGCCGGCTGATCCGCAAGGATGGTATCAAAACAGTCGAAATTGGCCGGAAATAA
- a CDS encoding sugar-binding transcriptional regulator, whose protein sequence is MLAVTRQDDEIAHAAWLYYVGKLSQQEVSDRLGISRFKVLRLLADARDRGMVRISLEHRTSRTLALADKLAERFNLKEVRVAPVPVAADDYEYARLAVGILAASYLTRVAGNDQRFTIGIGWGRTLSAMADNLAGLKNQNLTFVSLMGSVTHAIHTAPVDVCVRLAAQTGGRAMLMPAPFVADDAAACELIMSQRLVRETMKVARSSTHAIMSVGECRDGAILFESGLFSPQQLDELRDNDVVGDCCGVFFKADGSIADMPLNKCTPCVKPDEMSAMDVVITAGGATKATATVAVLRAGFVDRLFLDEILAEAILQNS, encoded by the coding sequence ATGCTGGCTGTCACGCGCCAAGATGACGAGATCGCGCATGCGGCGTGGCTGTATTATGTAGGCAAATTAAGTCAACAGGAAGTCAGCGACCGCCTGGGTATTTCGCGTTTCAAGGTGCTGCGTCTGCTGGCAGATGCGCGCGACCGGGGGATGGTCCGCATATCGCTTGAGCACCGCACCTCGCGGACATTGGCGCTGGCGGACAAACTAGCAGAACGGTTCAATCTCAAGGAAGTGAGGGTGGCACCTGTCCCCGTGGCCGCTGACGATTATGAGTATGCGCGGCTTGCTGTGGGCATTCTGGCTGCGTCCTATCTGACGCGTGTTGCCGGCAATGATCAGCGTTTTACCATCGGCATTGGCTGGGGGCGCACCCTGTCGGCAATGGCGGATAATCTTGCCGGTCTGAAAAACCAGAATCTGACTTTCGTGTCGCTGATGGGGTCGGTGACCCATGCAATCCATACAGCACCGGTTGATGTGTGTGTGCGCCTCGCCGCGCAAACCGGTGGCAGAGCAATGCTGATGCCAGCGCCGTTTGTCGCGGATGATGCTGCGGCATGTGAGTTGATCATGAGCCAGCGGCTGGTGCGCGAGACGATGAAAGTGGCACGCAGTTCGACCCACGCCATCATGAGTGTTGGCGAATGCCGAGATGGTGCCATTTTGTTTGAAAGCGGGCTGTTCAGTCCGCAGCAACTTGATGAGTTGCGCGACAATGATGTGGTCGGTGATTGTTGCGGCGTGTTTTTCAAAGCGGATGGCTCGATTGCCGATATGCCGCTGAATAAATGCACACCCTGTGTGAAACCCGATGAAATGAGCGCCATGGATGTGGTGATAACAGCAGGTGGTGCCACCAAGGCGACCGCCACTGTGGCAGTGTTGCGGGCCGGTTTCGTCGACCGGCTGTTTTTGGACGAAATACTTGCGGAAGCGATTTTGCAGAACAGTTGA
- a CDS encoding sugar ABC transporter ATP-binding protein: MPEATPDAFIKMHGVTKRYAGVTALDDVDFTVSPGEAVCLAGENGSGKSTLIKILAGVEQPTSGEIYINGQRRVNLNPRISSAAGVMLIFQDFSLFPNLSVAENIAFSTQLSSHRRFFQRARTRQLAKEVLQRVGVDIPLDARVENLPVAHKQLVGICRALASNARLIIMDEPTTALTEREVRSLLEIIRRLKKDGVAVVFVSHKLAEMLEVSERVFVLRNGKKVAEGPAGEFDAASLTRHMTGRDVAEVPPSAIDPGARTLMKVTALGKEDAFSDVNFDLKAGEVLGITGLLGSGRTSLAKALFGLANPDQGEIILNGKSIPLGDPIAAAIGGIGYVPEDRLTEGLFLTQSIVRNVAVGRLEAHEKHGFLNLSSLVAEAADWLKRLKVKAPDIEAPVKSLSGGNQQRVALARWLSRRPGVLILNGPSVGVDVGSKAEIHDIIRDLARSGIGIIVISDDLPELLATCHRILVMKAGRIVDEIEGMSVNETELAHRLAS; the protein is encoded by the coding sequence ATGCCCGAGGCAACGCCTGACGCCTTTATCAAGATGCACGGCGTCACAAAACGCTATGCAGGCGTCACCGCTCTGGATGATGTGGATTTTACCGTCAGTCCGGGCGAGGCCGTTTGCCTCGCCGGTGAAAACGGCTCGGGAAAGTCCACCCTGATTAAAATACTGGCCGGCGTCGAACAGCCGACCTCCGGTGAAATTTATATCAACGGCCAGCGCAGAGTGAATTTGAACCCGCGCATCTCTTCTGCAGCGGGCGTGATGTTGATTTTCCAGGATTTCTCGCTGTTCCCCAATCTCTCCGTCGCCGAGAATATCGCATTTTCTACCCAGCTCAGCAGCCATCGCCGGTTTTTCCAGCGCGCCAGAACACGCCAATTGGCAAAAGAGGTTCTGCAGCGCGTTGGCGTTGACATTCCGCTCGACGCAAGGGTGGAAAATCTGCCTGTAGCTCACAAGCAACTGGTTGGAATCTGCCGCGCCCTCGCCTCCAATGCGCGCCTGATTATCATGGATGAGCCGACAACAGCACTGACTGAACGTGAAGTGCGGTCTCTTCTGGAGATCATCCGCCGCTTGAAGAAGGATGGTGTCGCTGTTGTCTTTGTCAGTCACAAGCTGGCCGAAATGCTGGAAGTCAGCGAAAGAGTATTTGTCCTGCGCAATGGCAAGAAAGTCGCCGAAGGTCCGGCCGGAGAATTTGACGCCGCCTCCCTGACCCGCCATATGACGGGCCGCGACGTCGCTGAAGTGCCGCCCTCCGCAATTGATCCGGGCGCACGAACCCTGATGAAAGTGACCGCGCTTGGCAAGGAAGATGCCTTCAGCGATGTCAATTTCGATCTGAAGGCAGGAGAAGTGCTGGGCATCACCGGCCTGCTCGGCAGCGGCCGCACATCGCTCGCCAAAGCGCTGTTTGGTTTGGCCAATCCCGATCAGGGTGAAATTATACTCAATGGAAAATCCATCCCGCTGGGCGATCCCATTGCCGCAGCTATCGGCGGAATCGGTTATGTGCCGGAAGACCGCCTCACCGAAGGCTTGTTTCTGACTCAGTCGATCGTGCGCAACGTTGCGGTGGGCCGCCTTGAAGCCCATGAAAAGCACGGATTTCTGAATCTGTCCTCGCTGGTGGCTGAAGCCGCTGACTGGCTCAAGCGGCTGAAGGTCAAGGCGCCCGATATCGAGGCACCTGTCAAATCCCTGTCAGGCGGAAATCAGCAACGTGTGGCCCTCGCCCGCTGGCTGTCTCGCCGACCCGGCGTTCTGATCCTCAACGGTCCCAGCGTCGGTGTCGATGTCGGCTCCAAAGCGGAAATTCATGACATTATCCGCGATCTGGCCCGCTCCGGCATCGGCATCATCGTGATTTCCGACGATCTGCCGGAACTGCTGGCCACCTGCCATCGCATTCTGGTGATGAAGGCGGGCCGCATCGTCGACGAAATCGAAGGCATGTCGGTCAACGAAACTGAACTCGCCCACAGGCTCGCATCATGA
- a CDS encoding alpha-ketoacid dehydrogenase subunit beta has protein sequence MVETTYRDALRQALIDEMTSNPDVIIMGEEVGRYGGAYGVTKDLISQFGSERVIDTPISEAAIVGAAVGAAMAGLRPVAELMYVDFIGMTMDQLANQAAKIRYMFGGQIGVPMVLRTQGGTGRSAGAQHSQSLESYVMHTPGLRLAMPATVSDAYHLLRQAMRQPDPVVFIEHKGLYTMKGELDVEAKAAPWGQANIMREGDDLVIVSYSRQLHYALAAAETLAESGVEACVIDLRTLNPLDFETIRPQVERAGRAMVVAESVMTCGVAAELASRISEECFDFLEDPVIRVAGEDIPISVSPLLEKNSVPTPQLIVDAAKMLLA, from the coding sequence ATGGTTGAAACAACTTACAGAGACGCATTGCGCCAGGCACTGATCGACGAGATGACCAGCAACCCTGATGTCATCATCATGGGAGAGGAAGTCGGCCGCTATGGCGGTGCCTATGGTGTGACCAAGGATCTGATCAGCCAGTTCGGCAGCGAAAGGGTGATCGACACGCCGATTTCCGAAGCCGCCATTGTCGGTGCGGCGGTGGGCGCGGCGATGGCCGGGCTGCGGCCGGTGGCCGAACTGATGTATGTCGATTTCATCGGCATGACGATGGATCAGCTGGCTAATCAGGCTGCCAAGATCCGCTATATGTTCGGCGGTCAGATCGGAGTACCGATGGTGCTGCGCACCCAGGGCGGCACAGGCCGCTCCGCCGGGGCACAGCACAGCCAGAGCCTTGAATCCTACGTCATGCATACGCCCGGTCTGCGGCTTGCCATGCCGGCAACCGTGTCCGATGCGTATCATCTGTTGCGCCAGGCAATGCGTCAGCCGGACCCGGTTGTGTTTATCGAGCACAAGGGGCTCTACACGATGAAGGGCGAGTTGGATGTGGAGGCAAAGGCGGCCCCGTGGGGCCAGGCAAACATCATGCGCGAAGGTGATGATCTGGTGATCGTCAGCTATTCGCGGCAGTTGCACTACGCGCTGGCAGCGGCGGAGACGCTGGCCGAATCCGGCGTCGAGGCCTGCGTCATCGACCTGCGCACGCTGAATCCGCTTGATTTCGAAACCATCCGCCCGCAAGTCGAGCGCGCTGGCAGGGCGATGGTGGTGGCGGAAAGCGTCATGACCTGCGGCGTCGCGGCGGAACTGGCGAGCCGGATTTCGGAGGAATGCTTTGACTTTCTGGAAGATCCCGTGATCCGGGTTGCCGGCGAGGATATTCCGATTTCCGTGTCGCCCCTGCTGGAAAAAAATTCTGTTCCCACGCCGCAGCTGATCGTTGATGCGGCAAAGATGCTGCTGGCATGA
- a CDS encoding ABC transporter permease: MTNWLPKGFFIRNETLVAVVIIGFCIIATLSDPLFFSVTTLSDLLRASIVLGILAVAAMLVLVSGGIDVSFTAVAVFAMYTTTILTLGLWPEMPWYLIFAISMGIGALLGAINGIFIAGFGLPTLIVTLGTLSVFRGFLLTFVGSERISALPPEMRNFSRMMIARGTTEAGNFYALPWALAALVFVVVLTWFILQKTMLGRSIFAIGGSVESARRIGINVRATQFFIYVYVGALAGLAGIIFGAMGRMADPFSLVGLELSVIAAVVLGGARLVGGYGTLTGTLLGVALIVLVQNSLIVIGIPSTWQSVTIGLLILIGTGLPAYEAKRTAAKAA; this comes from the coding sequence ATGACCAACTGGCTGCCAAAAGGGTTTTTCATTCGCAATGAAACGCTGGTTGCCGTTGTCATTATCGGCTTTTGCATCATCGCAACCCTGTCCGATCCGCTGTTTTTCTCGGTGACGACCCTGAGCGATCTGTTGCGCGCATCAATCGTGCTTGGCATCCTCGCCGTGGCGGCCATGCTGGTGCTGGTATCAGGCGGTATCGATGTCAGCTTCACCGCTGTCGCAGTATTCGCCATGTACACGACGACCATCCTCACCCTTGGCCTGTGGCCGGAGATGCCCTGGTATCTGATTTTTGCCATCTCCATGGGAATCGGGGCGTTGCTGGGTGCGATCAATGGCATATTCATCGCCGGGTTCGGCCTGCCGACGCTGATTGTCACGCTGGGAACGCTTTCTGTGTTTCGCGGCTTTCTGCTGACCTTTGTCGGCTCTGAGCGGATTTCCGCCCTGCCTCCGGAAATGCGGAACTTTTCTCGCATGATGATTGCCCGTGGCACCACGGAAGCCGGCAATTTCTATGCCCTGCCCTGGGCTTTGGCGGCGCTGGTATTCGTCGTCGTTCTGACCTGGTTCATACTGCAGAAAACCATGCTGGGCCGGTCGATTTTCGCCATTGGCGGCTCGGTCGAAAGCGCCCGCCGCATTGGTATCAATGTTCGGGCGACGCAATTCTTCATCTATGTCTATGTCGGCGCACTTGCCGGTCTTGCAGGCATTATTTTCGGTGCCATGGGCCGCATGGCTGACCCGTTCTCGCTGGTCGGTCTGGAATTGTCGGTGATCGCCGCAGTGGTGCTCGGCGGCGCGCGCCTGGTTGGCGGCTATGGCACTTTGACCGGCACCTTGCTTGGTGTCGCGCTGATTGTGCTGGTGCAGAACAGCCTGATCGTCATCGGAATTCCATCAACCTGGCAGTCGGTCACCATTGGCCTGCTGATCCTGATCGGAACCGGCCTGCCTGCTTACGAGGCAAAACGCACCGCAGCCAAAGCCGCCTGA
- a CDS encoding ribulokinase, protein MAYILTADGGTESLRARLYTLEGKCVASHAEAYETVFLTGARAEQRPQDWWDCLVKATRACLAAANVSGDQVEAMAYATTCCTVVALDHNGDALRPALMWMDVRADAEAAKVLATGDERLVLNGNGTGPVSAEWMIPKALWLKRNEPGIFDEATTICEYQDYLTLKLTGERCASLNNVGLRWHYDNRGSGWASTLVDALGMPELVQKWPSRVAAPGEVVGTLTPKSAEALGLTTATKVVQGGADALIGMIGLGVAKPGQLCLITGSSHLQFGVTEAPFHAKGVWGAYADIVYPKRFIVEGGQTSTGSIINWLKRFVGGSLDFDAMNEKAAALPPGSEGLIVQDHFQGNRTPYTDAQSRGAITGLTLAHEPHHVFRAVMEGISFGTRAILDAFRDGGYEGTEITVGGGATASRLWMQIHADTAGLPVRIPASPDAPSMGSAILAAHGAGHFTTIDEGIEAMVKPGVVIEPDPKAMAQYEEVYRKYLALYPALKGALSA, encoded by the coding sequence ATGGCCTATATTCTTACCGCTGACGGCGGCACGGAAAGCCTTCGCGCCCGCCTTTACACTCTGGAAGGCAAATGCGTCGCATCCCATGCGGAAGCCTATGAAACCGTGTTTCTTACTGGTGCGCGGGCCGAGCAGCGGCCACAGGACTGGTGGGACTGTCTTGTCAAGGCCACCCGGGCCTGTCTGGCTGCCGCCAATGTCAGTGGCGATCAGGTTGAGGCCATGGCCTATGCCACAACCTGTTGCACGGTTGTGGCGCTGGATCATAATGGCGATGCCCTGCGTCCTGCCTTGATGTGGATGGATGTACGCGCCGATGCGGAAGCGGCTAAGGTTCTGGCCACCGGTGATGAGCGTCTCGTTCTCAATGGCAATGGCACCGGGCCGGTTTCGGCGGAATGGATGATCCCGAAAGCGTTGTGGCTGAAACGCAATGAGCCCGGCATCTTCGATGAGGCCACCACGATTTGCGAATATCAGGACTATCTGACGCTGAAACTGACCGGGGAGCGTTGCGCATCGCTGAACAATGTCGGCCTGCGCTGGCATTATGACAACCGCGGCAGCGGCTGGGCAAGCACGCTGGTCGATGCGCTTGGCATGCCCGAACTGGTGCAAAAATGGCCCTCGCGAGTGGCAGCGCCCGGCGAAGTGGTCGGCACGCTGACGCCGAAATCCGCCGAGGCGCTGGGCCTGACCACTGCCACCAAAGTGGTGCAGGGCGGCGCGGATGCGCTGATCGGCATGATCGGTCTTGGCGTCGCAAAGCCCGGGCAATTGTGCCTGATCACCGGCTCGTCGCATCTGCAGTTTGGCGTTACCGAAGCGCCATTTCATGCCAAGGGCGTGTGGGGCGCTTATGCCGATATCGTCTATCCGAAGCGTTTTATTGTGGAAGGCGGCCAGACTTCGACCGGATCGATCATCAACTGGCTGAAGCGGTTTGTCGGTGGATCGCTGGATTTCGACGCGATGAATGAAAAGGCGGCGGCGCTGCCGCCTGGCTCGGAAGGACTGATCGTGCAGGATCATTTTCAGGGCAACCGCACGCCCTATACCGACGCCCAGTCGCGTGGCGCGATTACCGGGCTGACGCTGGCCCATGAACCGCATCACGTGTTCCGCGCCGTCATGGAGGGCATTTCCTTCGGCACCCGTGCGATCCTCGATGCATTCCGCGATGGCGGCTATGAAGGCACTGAAATCACCGTCGGCGGCGGCGCCACTGCCTCGCGGCTGTGGATGCAGATCCATGCCGATACGGCTGGCCTGCCAGTGCGTATTCCAGCCTCCCCCGATGCCCCTTCCATGGGATCAGCCATTCTGGCAGCCCACGGCGCCGGCCATTTCACCACTATCGATGAAGGCATCGAGGCAATGGTGAAACCGGGAGTCGTGATTGAGCCGGATCCCAAGGCGATGGCGCAATATGAAGAGGTCTATCGCAAATATCTGGCGCTTTATCCGGCATTGAAGGGCGCGCTGTCGGCCTGA
- a CDS encoding acetoin dehydrogenase dihydrolipoyllysine-residue acetyltransferase subunit, producing the protein MTMITLAMPRLGETMEQGTITSWLVEPGQSFKRGDPLLELETDKTLVEYPALGAGTLVKILAAPGDVVDVGEPIAQIESDDPAMSTEAEAPVPEQKPESAGKVPTASSGPKIQTVSNGGSIRATPLARRKARQAGLALADISGTGRRGRIEAGDVEAARGGDSVAASVRPGPDASADATGGFVLVHGFAGDQTGWAALAGALRRAGHKVDAVDLPGHGGNEGVANHPEDLVAWLSAYLNRAAKPVHLVGHSLGAFVAARAAAEMPQAVARLTLIAPAGCGLEINGAFVSGMADAQSVGEVSHLLRLLGPKAATLSAEGVSAMAAQLAKGRLTALAAAMARGNTQCIDTISAIAALPESLPVSALFGVADAIIPRDQIFNMPPRVALHVLRAGHMPQWDAPSQVERLLTQGMDAAV; encoded by the coding sequence ATGACGATGATCACCCTTGCGATGCCGCGCCTTGGCGAAACCATGGAGCAGGGCACCATCACCAGCTGGCTCGTCGAGCCGGGGCAGAGTTTCAAGCGCGGCGATCCGCTGCTTGAGCTGGAAACCGACAAGACGCTTGTTGAATATCCCGCCCTTGGTGCGGGCACGCTGGTGAAGATACTAGCCGCGCCAGGCGATGTGGTTGATGTCGGTGAGCCGATTGCGCAAATCGAGAGCGATGATCCCGCCATGAGCACTGAGGCAGAAGCGCCAGTGCCGGAGCAGAAGCCCGAATCGGCTGGCAAAGTCCCGACCGCGAGTTCCGGACCCAAAATCCAGACCGTCTCCAACGGCGGCAGCATCAGAGCCACGCCGCTGGCCCGCCGCAAAGCGCGGCAGGCAGGCCTTGCCCTGGCTGATATTTCCGGCACCGGCCGGCGCGGGCGGATTGAAGCCGGTGACGTTGAGGCGGCGCGTGGTGGCGATAGCGTCGCTGCCTCTGTTCGCCCCGGGCCTGATGCGTCTGCGGATGCCACAGGCGGGTTTGTGCTGGTCCATGGTTTTGCCGGCGATCAGACTGGCTGGGCCGCTCTGGCAGGCGCGCTGCGCCGCGCCGGACATAAGGTGGATGCGGTTGATCTGCCTGGCCATGGTGGCAATGAAGGCGTTGCCAACCATCCGGAAGATTTGGTCGCCTGGCTGTCGGCATATTTAAACAGGGCCGCAAAACCGGTGCATCTGGTCGGTCATTCGCTGGGCGCTTTTGTGGCGGCGCGCGCCGCCGCTGAGATGCCGCAGGCCGTTGCCCGGCTGACACTGATTGCGCCCGCAGGCTGCGGCCTGGAGATCAACGGGGCATTTGTGTCCGGCATGGCGGATGCGCAATCTGTCGGTGAAGTGTCGCATCTGCTGCGGCTGCTGGGGCCGAAAGCTGCAACCCTGTCAGCGGAGGGCGTGTCGGCCATGGCAGCGCAACTGGCCAAAGGCCGGCTGACGGCGCTGGCCGCCGCCATGGCACGGGGCAATACGCAATGTATCGATACGATTTCCGCCATTGCTGCGCTGCCGGAAAGTCTGCCGGTATCGGCGCTGTTCGGCGTGGCCGATGCGATCATTCCCCGCGACCAGATCTTCAACATGCCGCCGCGCGTTGCGCTCCATGTGCTGCGCGCCGGCCACATGCCGCAATGGGATGCGCCTTCTCAGGTCGAACGCCTGTTGACGCAGGGCATGGATGCCGCAGTATGA
- a CDS encoding autoinducer 2 ABC transporter substrate-binding protein, with amino-acid sequence MKKRTTLLAGVLLAGTALTAGSTAVMAEGKSIATVVKIAGIQWFNRMEEGVKEYAAATSDNAFQVGPAQADPQQQAALIEDMIAQGVDALAVVPMSPEALEPVLKRAMDAGITVITHEAASQQNINYDIEAFVNEDFGANLMEQLATCMDGTGEYAVFVGSLTSQTHNQWVDGAIAYQKEKYPGMTLVGDKNETFDDSQKAYEKAQEVLRAFPNIKGMQGSASTDVAGIGLAVEERGMEDATCVFGTSLPSIAGQYLDTGAVDGIGFWDPSIAGYAMNKLAAMVIDGVAVTDGMDLGLPGYEKITLDGKVIYGQAWVNVNKENMADYPF; translated from the coding sequence ATGAAAAAACGTACAACTCTACTTGCCGGAGTATTGCTTGCCGGTACGGCACTCACCGCTGGTTCAACTGCGGTGATGGCTGAAGGCAAATCCATCGCGACCGTGGTCAAGATCGCCGGAATTCAGTGGTTCAACCGGATGGAAGAAGGCGTCAAGGAATATGCTGCAGCCACCTCCGACAACGCATTTCAGGTTGGCCCGGCACAGGCCGATCCGCAGCAGCAGGCTGCGCTGATTGAAGATATGATTGCCCAGGGCGTTGATGCCCTCGCAGTTGTGCCCATGTCACCGGAAGCATTGGAGCCGGTTCTCAAACGCGCAATGGACGCGGGCATCACCGTCATCACCCATGAAGCGGCGAGCCAGCAGAACATCAATTATGACATCGAAGCTTTCGTTAATGAAGATTTCGGTGCCAACCTGATGGAACAATTGGCCACCTGCATGGATGGCACCGGCGAATATGCTGTTTTTGTCGGTTCGCTGACATCACAGACCCATAATCAGTGGGTTGACGGCGCCATCGCCTACCAGAAGGAAAAATACCCCGGCATGACGCTGGTTGGCGACAAGAACGAAACCTTTGACGATTCCCAGAAGGCATATGAGAAGGCTCAGGAAGTTCTGCGCGCATTCCCCAACATCAAGGGTATGCAGGGTTCCGCCTCCACAGACGTTGCCGGCATCGGACTTGCCGTTGAAGAACGCGGCATGGAAGATGCAACCTGCGTCTTCGGAACATCACTGCCCTCGATTGCCGGACAATATCTCGACACCGGCGCTGTTGACGGCATCGGCTTCTGGGATCCATCGATTGCCGGTTATGCCATGAACAAACTGGCCGCGATGGTCATTGATGGCGTAGCCGTAACCGACGGCATGGATCTCGGCCTGCCGGGTTATGAGAAAATCACTCTGGACGGCAAGGTCATTTATGGCCAGGCTTGGGTGAATGTGAACAAGGAAAATATGGCAGATTATCCGTTCTGA